The proteins below come from a single Edaphobacter acidisoli genomic window:
- the rpoZ gene encoding DNA-directed RNA polymerase subunit omega, translated as MTTEDAFINKYSLVKGAARRARQLQSGATPMINAKSTKACRVAQDEITQGHVKFVLTEREAEAIQDLPAE; from the coding sequence ATGACCACGGAAGATGCTTTCATCAACAAATACAGCCTGGTGAAGGGCGCAGCACGCCGCGCTCGCCAATTGCAATCTGGCGCGACGCCCATGATTAACGCGAAATCTACAAAAGCTTGCCGCGTGGCGCAGGATGAGATCACGCAGGGACACGTAAAATTTGTTCTAACAGAGCGGGAGGCAGAAGCTATCCAGGACCTTCCTGCTGAATAG